The following coding sequences are from one Arcobacter nitrofigilis DSM 7299 window:
- a CDS encoding bifunctional GNAT family N-acetyltransferase/carbon-nitrogen hydrolase family protein: MDPKHIDKIELVYLKKEDHNSICSLMEDEYRHLDESSWSKEEFEALIEKFPNGQVAIKIDGEFAGFALSIIVDYTKFDDTHSYKEITGNYTFDTHNDNGNMLYGVDIFINKKYRGLRLGRRLYDFRKELCEELNLKGIIFGGRIPNYSKYADEITPKEYIQKVKEREIYDPVLNFQLSNDFYVKRVIKNYLEGDIDSKEYACLLAWNNIYYAKPTVKPMSQKKVIRLGLIQWQMRLYKNYEEVIEQAEYFIDAVSGYRSDFALFPEFFNAPLMAEFNHLSEADAIRELAKYTERFKEDFSRLAIAYNINIITGSMPELIDGTLNNVGFVCKRDGEIEKYAKIHVTPDEQKVWGLKGSDKIKAFDTDCGKIGVLICYDSEFPELGRLLAKEGVDILFIPFLTDTQNGYSRVKICAQARAIENECYVAIAGCVGNLPKVENMDIQYAQSAVFTPCDFAFPANGIKAESTPNTEMILIADVDLELLTELHSLGSVNNLKDRRTDIYDVIKVEKN, from the coding sequence ATGGATCCAAAACATATTGATAAAATTGAATTAGTTTATTTAAAAAAAGAAGATCACAACTCTATCTGCTCTTTAATGGAAGATGAATATCGTCATCTTGATGAATCATCTTGGAGTAAAGAGGAGTTTGAGGCTTTAATAGAAAAGTTCCCAAATGGACAAGTTGCGATAAAAATTGATGGGGAGTTTGCAGGTTTTGCACTTAGTATTATAGTTGATTATACAAAGTTTGATGATACACATAGTTATAAAGAAATTACTGGTAATTATACCTTTGACACTCATAATGATAATGGAAATATGCTCTATGGAGTAGATATTTTTATTAATAAAAAGTATAGAGGCTTAAGACTTGGTCGAAGATTATATGATTTTAGAAAAGAGCTTTGTGAAGAGCTTAATCTAAAGGGAATAATTTTTGGAGGAAGAATTCCAAATTATTCTAAATATGCAGATGAAATAACACCAAAAGAGTATATTCAAAAAGTAAAAGAGCGAGAGATTTATGACCCAGTACTTAATTTTCAACTCTCAAATGACTTTTATGTAAAAAGAGTAATAAAAAATTATCTTGAAGGTGATATTGATAGTAAAGAGTATGCTTGTTTATTAGCTTGGAATAATATCTATTATGCAAAACCAACAGTAAAGCCAATGTCACAAAAGAAAGTCATAAGATTGGGACTTATTCAATGGCAAATGAGACTTTATAAAAACTATGAAGAAGTAATCGAACAAGCTGAATATTTTATAGATGCAGTATCTGGATATAGAAGTGACTTTGCACTTTTTCCAGAATTTTTCAATGCTCCATTAATGGCAGAATTTAATCACTTAAGTGAAGCAGACGCCATACGAGAACTTGCAAAATATACGGAGAGATTTAAAGAAGACTTCTCAAGACTTGCCATTGCATACAATATCAATATCATCACAGGAAGTATGCCAGAACTTATTGATGGAACACTAAACAATGTAGGTTTTGTGTGTAAAAGAGATGGTGAGATAGAAAAATATGCCAAAATACACGTAACTCCAGATGAACAAAAAGTTTGGGGACTTAAAGGCTCAGATAAAATAAAAGCCTTTGATACAGATTGTGGAAAAATTGGAGTACTTATTTGTTATGATAGTGAGTTTCCAGAACTTGGTAGATTACTTGCAAAAGAAGGGGTAGATATACTTTTTATACCATTCTTAACGGATACTCAAAATGGTTACTCAAGAGTAAAAATTTGTGCCCAAGCAAGAGCCATAGAAAATGAATGTTATGTAGCAATCGCTGGTTGTGTAGGAAACTTACCAAAAGTTGAAAATATGGATATTCAATATGCCCAATCAGCAGTATTTACTCCTTGTGATTTTGCATTTCCAGCAAATGGTATAAAAGCAGAATCTACACCAAATACTGAGATGATACTAATAGCAGATGTGGACTTAGAACTTTTAACAGAACTTCATAGTTTAGGAAGTGTAAATAACCTAAAAGATAGAAGAACAGATATTTATGATGTAATAAAAGTAGAAAAGAACTAG